The genome window GATGGTCCTGCATTCGATGAATTTGTAGTCCTAATCATTGCTGCTCGGTCCAGGAACCTGTGGGTTCCATTATCATAGTTAGTAACAACTACATTGAAATTTTACTAGCCGATAGTatgtgttagaatataatatgatcatgATAAGCCCTTCTCCCAACACCTTGAGATTCTGGGAGAATTgatctgataccatgttaagtgaccaattcttcCTATcgggatcatattatattctaaacaGTATGTGATGATCAATATAAAGAATCGGAGGAGTTATTACATGAATTGGTCTGTTCTCTGGAGAATCTCAGTTTCTGTTTCATCTTTATCACCACTTATCTCATGAAATCCCTCTGCGGTTTCTGGATGGGGAAGGTTACGGTTTCTAAATGCAGCCACAAATACCTGTGTCATCGAACAAAGCATAGTACTATCAATCACCAATAGGTATTTTGCAGGCTAAATaagtttgtaatttatattttaaccgCTTAGTTCTGATTTACGTTGTATTGAACACTGTCCTCTCCTCATTATACCTGAGCTATCCGAGTGAGGGGGCTTCCTTTGGGGTCATTATGCCTATAAAAAGAAACTCCACTGCATAAGAACAAAACTGCAGCTAGTACTGACACAGTAGACACTCCGAAACCCCATTTCCAACCTTGATCTGTGTTAAGCCATACTAAGAAAGTGCAACCTAAAATAGCTCCGCTAACAAAGGAAAAGAACAGCCAGTTAAAGTAAGTAGGGATCTTTTCTGCTTCTTCGGGATCTTTCTCATCGTATTGATCAGCTCCCATTGAGGGGACTGCTGCTTTCATCCCGCCTGCTCCTAAGGCGACTAAATACAGACCTAAGTATAGCATCGCGACTTGGCCACTGTCTGCTTTCTCACATTGATTCATCAGAAGCGGAGAAACATCCTTGCAGGGCAAAGGCCTCAAGTGTTTGCTAAATGCCTGTGTTGCTAGAACTGCATATCCCTGCAAGTAATTCAATCCGATATTGAACCAGACTACACAACTAATTAcaagaaaaaaatttgtttaCTAAACCAGGGGCAGATCTAGTAAGAGGCGATGActagagatgttcaaaaaatccgaaatctgaaatccgatctgatccgatctggaaaaaaatctgaaaaatccgatccgaaaaaaacccggtctggcccggcccggcccgagggcctaaaacaggcctaatattttcaaaaaaacccggataaaatccggatttttgaaaaatccgggctttttataactaaaccgggcctagtatttttggaaaagtccggcccggcccggcccgatttttaaaaaagcccggcccgatctggtttgaaaaaaatccggatttttttggcccggtctggatctggcccgaacagatcttttgtgcatctctagCGATGACACGTGTCCCacctaaaatttaaaaagtttacaaaattgtACAAGTGCCCtcagaaaattgaaaaacatataatgatttccaaaaatttgcttggtgcccccTAAGATTTCACGTAACATGGAGATCGGTTAACATTACCAAGACTTCTAGAGATCCGAACAGGACACAACTTTTAAATCTGGACAAGAAAGTATCACAAACGAAACCTCCAAACAGCGATAGCAAAAACGTAGAGCCCATGTAATTAGTAAGCATTGTGGCTGATTTTGTCAGACTGAAGTTCATCGATCCATAAAAGTAAACAAATAAGCTCACTGCATTGCCTATAAATGGTATGCTCTCGAGCCCATTCGTCACTGCAGACGTAGTCACGTAGTAAATTAAATCAATTACTGAGAATATAAATCACAAAAAACTCATCATAGAATTGTATATGTGATATGTACCAAACACAAACAGGGTGGCTCTCCTTCCTCCCCGCCGCGTCCTCTGTTTGTTTTTGGTTCCCAACTCTACTAGTAGGTCGCTCTGATACAACAGAAACTCTAAGCATTAGTAATCAATGCATGCATGCAACAATATGTAAACAATATAAGACGCTGGTCCATAACAAGTGATTGTGTCGTACGACCATCTTTGAACGGTTTTTATCGCTATAACACGATATTCAGAGGCCATGTAACCTCCCATATTCACAGGAAAAGTTTAGGATTAAAGTTTTCAGGAAAAAAACGCTCAAAGATGGTTGAGTCAATCGTCTGTTAGAAACCGGACCCAAGAATATATTACCATCTTTGGAGAGCTTTTATATGGTGGACAAGGGAAATTAAGTATGAGCTAATTATACAGTGAAATCTGCCATTTTTTTGCTGTGTTGAAATCAAAATGCTTAATTTTTGAGTCTCTTAATGCAACTCTGAATTTCATTCAATTATATATGGTAAAAGGAAGGCATGCAATTCTTGACTTTTCATACATTCTCAGATTCTGCTTAGCTAGATCATGCAGAGTTCCTCTGAATCCTCTGATCGTGAGGAAAGAAGAGACGCATTTGTCCTGATTGTGAAACACATTTTACTGATTTATGTGTAGTAAGTAATTGTTGTGATCGATATACGGCTCTTCCGGTGAAAAGGACGAAAGAAGAAAAATCGGCAATATTCAGTCGTCTTTTCTTTAGCACAATAAAGCTTCGTGTGTAAATTGTAATACCTAACCAAATTATTACTTTCACACCTATTTTCCGTCacaattatcatttttttatccATTTTTTGAGTGGATTTTTGATACAATAGCCTAGAatccatataatttttttgggaTTCAAAcaaaatgcttcaaaatcttatGTATTTTGATAAGATTtcaatatcacaaaattcatcattttgtaaaatccaaaaaaattattgatatttaaatactatcaaattttaatgaattttaaataatctgaatTGAATATGATAGGATttgtaagtataatttaaaatcatgaatAATACAACTAAATTTTGTAGTATAGTTTAAAATATCAAGTGAATAACTcaatattctcataattttttaaaaatccaatTAGAATATAATTCGAATGAATTTGTTTTCAGAATCTCAATTGGACACCCCATTCATTTTTATTCTCGAGATCTTTGATTTATTCAATTCAAACCATCAATCCAAACCTGGATACATTTTCATAACTACCGACAACAATTTAATATTTGCAAActacttttatttagaaatataaGCAGAGTGGATTGGTAAAAAGAAGAGAGAGAATAACATCTCAAACATTTAAAAGGGAAACGCTCCTATAAGTAATGTCTCATTTTATCATTACAAAACAATTCGGCAGCATCTTCCCGAAACACCACCGTCAACCCGCCGAGACCTCCGCCGCCGGCCGGTCAGTAGACATTTACCTAAAGTCTCACCACTTTCAAAcaaaaaagcaaaataaaaatagCCTCGTATAAATGCAAtaacattactccctctgttttgaaatagaagtcgcttgatttttttacacgtatttttaagCCTTTTGACCCCATgctaaaaatgattatttttgaaattttctttttttaaataaatatatatgtttaatattattattaaaaaaagaaaatttcaaaaacaatgatCTTTTAAGCATGtagtcaaaaaattataaaatacgcataaaaaatatcaaataacctatatttcaaaaagaAGAGAGTATTTAATACACTTAGGTagtgtttggggttgctgtagCAGACaataacagcagctttttgctgaaaagcaggtgaaaaactgtttggtaaatcgaaaagcagcttttccgaacagcagcttttcaagCAGGTCCTCTcatacttttggaaaaagctgcctttcagcttttgcagaatgctgttatagatttcattataaaacctcaccaaaattattacttttttttatattataactcaaaataagtaaatatcaaaaaattaccaaacagttatctgatttctacaacagcactttttctgacagcacagcaatttttaacagcactctcAAACAGATCCTTAGATTTGTTAAGCAGTGACGTTAGTGTTTATGCTGACGAGACAAACTCTCCGTACAACTCATTTGACTCTGTCCTTTCACTTGTTACAAAGACCCTTCTAGATTTTGACCTATATGCACGTATTCTATGGTTTAGTTCCATAATTATTTAGGTTTGTACTCAAAAATCCggactttaaaatattttgtttgtgtAATTGGAACCGGTTTAAACTtaataataagtttaaaattgacttaaaattaaaacttaatttgaGGTAAGTTTTTTagttacttaatttttttaaaattattttttgggaAAAAATATCTATAAGACATGAGTGGTctataaatcattttaatttttattattatatttataataactcataaattattaataagttaaagtTAACTAAATAGACATTTTATActcgggttaattatctaattggtcactgaagtggacttTATGTATCAAGTTGGTTACTGAACGAAAGacagtatcaagatggtcactaaaatAACCTTAAATATATCAAGTATCCGAGTccaagttataaatatattatttatagagttttccACATTATTAAATGTTACAACGACCAACTAAAAAGTtattataaatactagaagtcataatcttattgttggttgtggtaacatttaaaaataatatgtaaaattctgtaaataatatttttatgacttgaactcatattttgaGATacatgtttgatatttatggttaTTTTAGTGACCATTTTTGACACTGTTTTCAGTTCAGtaaccaacttgatacattaagtccacttcagtgacccgccagataattaacccttttaaACTCCCTGACTTATTATATAAATCACGTTTTAAGTCATAGTCATAAATTCAGTCGATTCCCTTACTCCCTCGTCTCTCTTGATTACACATTTTAAACTATCATTAGATATAAtgtaatgattttttaatttttttgaataaattttatatacaaaacaataatttttaaaaaagttgtaaaaatataattatatgcatctttaaaatatgtgtcgaCAAAAAAAGTTTAGAAATGAAAAGACAAAAAGagtatttaatttatgaaacatTTGTgtgaatatttataataatttagttGTATACACGTTGAATTGAGTTCATGATCAAAGACCCACCGTGACCCGATTGGACTATGATTATGAAAATTACtgatttgattaattaattatttaatcaattcataaaaaaattcaattttaaaattaatcctCACTTGTTTTATTAAGGTTATCGTAACAAATTTCATAAATCCTATTCATTTTATATTGACATAAATCAATTTCTACGTTTTCACAACTGACTCAATCCAAATCTTCAACATATCTTATGACTTATCTTAATTTAATCTACACTCTAACACATCTCAATTTACGCGATATTATATTATTCTCCGTTTAAGACcatttactactccctccgtcccagtcatttgtatacaaatggctgggacacggagaccaagaaatgtGTAAGAaatgtgtaagaaatgagtaaagttagatgaaaagtgggtatagtggtgggacccgtttatatttaataatagatttgagatagtagaggaaagtagtgggtgtaatagtgtttatattattatagaagggtgatagtggaggaaagtagttggtgtaatcatgttttatattataaaaacttaccatttttggtatgtatacaattgatgggacgtcccaaaaaggaaactgtatacaattcattgggacagagggagtatcatagAAACAAGTCGAATATCACAGAAGATCCTGACATAACTCTGACACTGTACTTGTTACTccctccctccgtttcaatttacttTTCTCGCTTgaaatgtcgggactgttcataacatgatacaaattactaatttacgtctaatctataagagtAAACATAGTCaggagtgatcttgttggactcgtattcacgagtaatttaatacggtgaagtttttatatttataataatgtgaaaaattaaagatattgatgtttaaaaatatgtgttgaCAAATATGATAAaagcaaacaggaaaagtaGTAAGGGACGGGTCGAGTAAAATTTACCCCACCCATACTGTGATAAAATTGTTCTCGACTAAACGAAACTGTAGAGGACAACATTTGATTCACATTCAATTCCGCGTTTTTGCAGAAACTGCCAAGTcttacttaattatttaattatggtatATACAAAGTGCTAGTTGTTGAGTACGTGTAAATAATTTCATACTaccataataaaatttatttaatttattaatgtaCGTAGTATTGACTTTTAGTTGATGACACCAGCAtggaaatgaacttgtagctacTGGTTCAAACCCTTGACTTGGTATTGCTTATCAAATCTCTTGTGGGTGTTGGAATTTGATAGTTGGACTTTGTTTTGCCTTTGTTCTGGCCTTTTAGCTTTTGTTGATTACTTCAATTCTTGATTTTCTCAGAGAGAGTGAGATTGAGACTTGAGAGAAATACGGGAGAGAGATAATATGTTTGTCGAGAGAGAttaagagaggagagagagagattgagagagagggagagaaattgagagagggagagatagtgggagagggggagggggagagagattgagagagagagagagagatttgttGATGTGAGCTTCTCTGAGTAATAGTACTTTCAGGGGTTCAAAAGATATCAGTTATAGTTATATACAGGTTTATATTTAGCAGACCCAGTAATTACAGAGAGTAAGGTGTTGTGTTTAAGGTTGTCTAGTTGTAATACTTGAAAATTTATTGTGGGTGTTTGCAAGAAAGTGTTATAGTTTAGTTCTATATCTGCAAGTATTGATACTTTATGCCTTTTTTGAAAAATGTGTTTCATTCTAAGCCATCATCTTCTACATCATCTTCGCCATCGGAGTCTCCGTTGAGTAGCACAAGGTCATTAGGTTCGAAAAGGAAGCTGACTAGGCAGCGGAAGCTGAGACATGTGACAGAATTTGATTTGGGTTTGCAGCCTGTTGATGATAGGTCAAAGTCTTTGCCTGTTTCGCCTAATTCAGGGTCGTTGTCGCCACCTAATTTTAGGCATTGGCCTGTTAATGCTGTGCCTCAGCCGTTGCCACTTCCTGAATCACTTTCGGGGTTTAAAACAGGTGACAGTTCGCAGTCTAATGGAAGGGGTAGAGGAGGGGAGGGTACTTCATCGAGCTTTGTGAATGCAGggtaaatttatatgattagtCGATTATCAATTCTATCAAGTTGAGAATGATATGTAGATGTGTTTGATTGAATGTCTAAGATTGTTGTATGAAAGATTTGTAGTTTATATGCTTAATTGCttgttggttaatataattataaaaagaaaagttTGATGAATTTCTTAGTAATGATCGATGTTATCTGGTTGCTGATTGTTATAAGCCTCCACtgtgttttgattggcttaactgtatattatatatctctGACAGTACTCAATATTGTATAAGTGTTTAGAGTTTCATGCCTATATTAGTATCTGATTCAGTTAGTTTCTTGTCATAAGCCCAAGAAAAAAGTTGTACATCTTCATAAATAGCATTCCCTAATATATTCTTCTTTCGTGTTTCTTTGAGATAAAGTATATATCAGTGTACTACGTAATTAGTAAGAAAGTTATTGATAACATCTTTTTTTATGAAATCATCAGGCAGAGTCCAAATCATGTTGCCAGGAAATCACCTACAGTTCCAACCTATCATCGGAGAGGATTCCGTCAAGAAAATGCTAGTGATGCGCAAAGCTTCAGGCTAAATGTTCCCGCTAGGAGTGCTCCAACTAGTGGCTTCTCAAGTCCTGCTGTTAGCCCACAAAGGTTCCACTCGGTAAATTTTCTCCATTCTTCATATGATCTTCCTCGTGAATCCAAGAGTTCAAATGATGGGAATGCAGTATCTACTTCCCATGTGTTGCCGGAAAGGATTACAGCCAGTCCTGACCATTCTCCTCTTCATAGTCCAATATTACTAAGTCCCCACCGTGGTACCAGGAATCCTTCTGGTATTGCACGCCATTCAATATATAAGTCTCTACCTGAAAGTCCTGTGGCATGGCCTGAAGGTAATAATTCCATCGTCCACCCTTTACCCCTTCCACCTGGAGCCCCGGTGCCTTCACATTCACCTTCACCTTCACATTCACTTAAACCTTCTCACACAACAAATGGATCCTCAACGAAAGGTCAATGGCAAAAAGAAAAACTCATTGGACGTGGTACATATGGGAGCGTTTATATTGCAATTAATCGGTAAGATACAAAATTGCATCTTCCTTGCCATTGTTTCGCTGTAGTTCATGTCATATATATCAAAGGGCATAGTGTAATGTCTCGCTGTTTTTATTGTTTCCTGTTATAGTAATGATGGAGCTATGTGCGCAATGAAAGAAGTTGATGTTATTTCTAATGACTCTAAATCTGCTGAATGTATAAAACAGCTGGAGCAGGTTGTACTCTAAATCTTTGTCTTTACTGTTCcgaatttaaattatactttaaactTGCAACATAACTTCAAGATCGAAGTTGTACTAGTTAGGGGACTGAGCATGAAGTTATCTAATGTCAGAAGTCTACTTGGTATAGATCAACATAAGAGgcattttgttttgtttactgGTGTCAaccctttttttataaattttttgtggGAAGTTTTCCCAAATTTTGCAAGTTTCTTGTTTTCCATCTGGTTTTATATTACATTTAATATTTGTAGTTCCACAACCCGACCGATGTTCCAAAAACATAAGTAAAAGTTAATTCTAAATTATCTACTTATATTACTTTTAACCTTGGACTCTATCAGAAGCTTCCATGACTTGTTAGTTGTTATCTTCAATATTGCTGGACTTAATTCTCCGAGACACTTCTCCAATGTGATTCTTGTAGAACACAAATTTTGTATTGGAGATGCATTAGAACTAATGACtttctgattttattttttttgttatggaaATCTGTCAACTGCTTCTCGAACTTTCACAGCATCATGTTATTCTATCTCCTTGCTGTGTACCAGGAAATCAAAGTTCTTCAGCAATTGGATCATCCAAACATTGTACAATATCTCGGTAGCGAGATAGTAAGTATATTTTTGGTTTTATGTTACCTTGTGTTTTTTTGATGTTGCTGCTTATGGATGTCTAACAAATTCCAAAGATAATGAACTTATTTATCTTCTGCAGATTGAGGATCGCTTTTGCATATATTTAGAGTATGTTCATCCGGGATCAGTAAATAACTATGTCCGTGAGCACTGTGGATCCATAACTGAATCTGTAGTTCGCAGTTTTACCCGCCATATTCTATCAGGGCTGGCTTATTTACATAGCACAAATACCATTCACAGGTGAAGACTTCTCTTAGTTACTTAATTATCATTGACCGCTTAGTTTACCGTGACATATatgtagctttttttttttttttcattgatACACATTGGAGAATAGGCAATAGAGATTTAAAAAGAGGTATGACTTCTAGATATAATAAATAGATTGCTTCTGGCCTTCAGCTCACTGTATTCCTTGACTAGGACAAGAAGGCTGTCAAAAACATGCTGATGCTGATCCACTGAGTGTTATTGCGTGGTTGATGATACTTGTTGTATAGAGGCTGTATCAACTCAATTTGCTTGTTATGTTACAGGGACATTAAAGGGGCAAATTTACTTGTCAATGCCTCAGGTGTTGTCAAGCTTGCGGACTTTGGGCTGGCAAAACATGTAAGATATAACATTCTTTAGCCTCCTAACATGGCGTTTGTTATGTTTTTTCATCTTAAACCGTATACTTATATTATAGATTATTAGATCTTGATCTGTTTTCAACCATTCTATATAATTCAGAATCTTCTACCTTAGTTGTAGGACTGGAAACTTTGGTGTAATATATGTGTCATTAAGTTGTTCATCTTATTATAAGCATAAAATTTTCCTTCAAATCTCAAATGTGTAGTTGAAAATATTTGTGGTGAAATAAGTCGAGCAAAAATATTGAATTAtctcaaaacaaaattttaaaaattatcaaacaaagaAATAAATGTAACACCAAAAAACTAGCAATACGAAACTGATTCTACCCTAGTAATCAATTGAACCTGGAGAATGTGTGTGTGGGTTTAGCAATTAACATGAACCCAGACTGTGTATGACTTATATATGGAAGGGCCTATATGGATTTTCTGTAAGgcattattatttcttttcattttgtgtaataatttttttggttcAACTGTGCATTTTTTGGTTGTACTCTTTCTTTTCTCTTACGTACATGGTTGGTTCTTTTCAGCTTACGAAATATGCAGTCGATCTCTCTTTGAAGGGAAGTCCATATTGGATGGCTCCAGAGGTACCTACAATTATGCTTGTGATAAAAAGTCGGCTTTGCTTGTTGTCAAATGTGTTCTCATATATTTTGCCCCAGGTATTGCAGTCTATGATGCGAAAAGATTCAAACCCAGAGCTTGCCTTTGCTGTTGACATATGGAGTGTAGGTTGTACCGTTATTGAGATGCTGACTGGAAAACCACCATGGAGTGAATATAATGGGGTAAGCATCATGCAGCTGCATATGTTACTACTTTTAATAAGTCTAGCAAAACTCTTAATGtcttatttataaaatagtCAACAGTTAGGTTGTTGGTTCATGGTATTTACTCT of Daucus carota subsp. sativus chromosome 3, DH1 v3.0, whole genome shotgun sequence contains these proteins:
- the LOC108212004 gene encoding protein NRT1/ PTR FAMILY 4.6, with the translated sequence MGVTNGLESIPFIGNAVSLFVYFYGSMNFSLTKSATMLTNYMGSTFLLSLFGGFVCDTFLSRFKSCVLFGSLEVLGYAVLATQAFSKHLRPLPCKDVSPLLMNQCEKADSGQVAMLYLGLYLVALGAGGMKAAVPSMGADQYDEKDPEEAEKIPTYFNWLFFSFVSGAILGCTFLVWLNTDQGWKWGFGVSTVSVLAAVLFLCSGVSFYRHNDPKGSPLTRIAQVFVAAFRNRNLPHPETAEGFHEISGDKDETETEILQRTDQFMFLDRAAMIRTTNSSNAGPSLVCTVTQVEETKIILRMLPIVVSTIFLNTCLAQHQTFALQQANTMDRKVLGIQVPASSIPVIPLFFMFLIMPLYDRICVPALKKLTGIPTGIRHLQRIGVGLVLSTIAMVVAGYVETRRKHVAVKHNMVDSPGPLPMSVLWLGIQYGIFGMADMFTMVGLLNFFYSESSAGMKSLGTSLTWSSTSIGYFLSTVIVNVVDDVSGGWLSSNNLNRDKLNHFYYLLAALNVLNFGFYLLCSSWYRYKDEGVKENESA
- the LOC108214852 gene encoding mitogen-activated protein kinase kinase kinase 5 isoform X1 codes for the protein MPFLKNVFHSKPSSSTSSSPSESPLSSTRSLGSKRKLTRQRKLRHVTEFDLGLQPVDDRSKSLPVSPNSGSLSPPNFRHWPVNAVPQPLPLPESLSGFKTGDSSQSNGRGRGGEGTSSSFVNAGQSPNHVARKSPTVPTYHRRGFRQENASDAQSFRLNVPARSAPTSGFSSPAVSPQRFHSVNFLHSSYDLPRESKSSNDGNAVSTSHVLPERITASPDHSPLHSPILLSPHRGTRNPSGIARHSIYKSLPESPVAWPEGNNSIVHPLPLPPGAPVPSHSPSPSHSLKPSHTTNGSSTKGQWQKEKLIGRGTYGSVYIAINRNDGAMCAMKEVDVISNDSKSAECIKQLEQEIKVLQQLDHPNIVQYLGSEIIEDRFCIYLEYVHPGSVNNYVREHCGSITESVVRSFTRHILSGLAYLHSTNTIHRDIKGANLLVNASGVVKLADFGLAKHLTKYAVDLSLKGSPYWMAPEVLQSMMRKDSNPELAFAVDIWSVGCTVIEMLTGKPPWSEYNGVQALFNVLNRSPSIPETLSAEGKDFLRKCFQRDPADRPTAAALLDHPFVRNKQDQVSSCRREFSGLKLHDASMSLINKNRQNLRSVSPCNWTQKGKAPSNGVARAVSYPESPDHFGTSSTDFREHLQTKPSNTSSSWSRKSRKVQQSPHH
- the LOC108214852 gene encoding mitogen-activated protein kinase kinase kinase 5 isoform X2 — its product is MPFLKNVFHSKPSSSTSSSPSESPLSSTRSLGSKRKLTRQRKLRHVTEFDLGLQPVDDRSKSLPVSPNSGSLSPPNFRHWPVNAVPQPLPLPESLSGFKTGDSSQSNGRGRGGEGTSSSFVNAGQSPNHVARKSPTVPTYHRRGFRQENASDAQSFRLNVPARSAPTSGFSSPAVSPQRFHSVNFLHSSYDLPRESKSSNDGNAVSTSHVLPERITASPDHSPLHSPILLSPHRGTRNPSGIARHSIYKSLPESPVAWPEGNNSIVHPLPLPPGAPVPSHSPSPSHSLKPSHTTNGSSTKGQWQKEKLIGRGTYGSVYIAINRNDGAMCAMKEVDVISNDSKSAECIKQLEQEIKVLQQLDHPNIVQYLGSEIIEDRFCIYLEYVHPGSVNNYVREHCGSITESVVRSFTRHILSGLAYLHSTNTIHRDIKGANLLVNASGVVKLADFGLAKHLTKYAVDLSLKGSPYWMAPESMMRKDSNPELAFAVDIWSVGCTVIEMLTGKPPWSEYNGVQALFNVLNRSPSIPETLSAEGKDFLRKCFQRDPADRPTAAALLDHPFVRNKQDQVSSCRREFSGLKLHDASMSLINKNRQNLRSVSPCNWTQKGKAPSNGVARAVSYPESPDHFGTSSTDFREHLQTKPSNTSSSWSRKSRKVQQSPHH
- the LOC108214852 gene encoding mitogen-activated protein kinase kinase kinase 5 isoform X3, with protein sequence MPFLKNVFHSKPSSSTSSSPSESPLSSTRSLGSKRKLTRQRKLRHVTEFDLGLQPVDDRSKSLPVSPNSGSLSPPNFRHWPVNAVPQPLPLPESLSGFKTGDSSQSNGRGRGGEGTSSSFVNAGQSPNHVARKSPTVPTYHRRGFRQENASDAQSFRLNVPARSAPTSGFSSPAVSPQRFHSVNFLHSSYDLPRESKSSNDGNAVSTSHVLPERITASPDHSPLHSPILLSPHRGTRNPSGIARHSIYKSLPESPVAWPEGNNSIVHPLPLPPGAPVPSHSPSPSHSLKPSHTTNGSSTKGQWQKEKLIGRGTYGSVYIAINRNDGAMCAMKEVDVISNDSKSAECIKQLEQEIKVLQQLDHPNIVQYLGSEIIEDRFCIYLEYVHPGSVNNYVREHCGSITESVVRSFTRHILSGLAYLHSTNTIHRDIKGANLLVNASGVVKLADFGLAKHLTKYAVDLSLKGSPYWMAPEVLQSMMRKDSNPELAFAVDIWSVGCTVIEMLTGKPPWSEYNGVQALFNVLNRSPSIPETLSAEGKDFLRKCFQRDPADRPTAAALLDHPFVRNKQDQVSSCRREFSGLKLHDASMSLINKNRQNLRSVSPCNWTQKGKAPSNGFQGAFAN